The window ACGCCCCCTTCGCGCACACCGCGGCGCCCGACCGGTTGCCTTTCTAAACCCGCTCGGACATATTAGCCCTGTCCTGTTAATCAATGTTGAAGTGAGCATTAATCAAAAATCAAATAATGGTTAAAGAACGCTCCAGATGCTGGTTTTCAGCCCCTGCCAAGCCACCCCGCTGGCCTTTCCACTCGCCCGGGGGCTGGTCCCGCGCCAGAAGATATGTGCTATGGTGGAGAGCCTGGCACTCTTCGGGCTGCCGATCTCGGAGCCGTTGACCGAGACTATCGAGGGGAAGGATTATACGGTACAATGGTTCGAGCGGGCGCGCTTCGAGCTTCACCCGGCGAACCGTCCGCCATTCAACGTTCTGGCTGGTCGCCTGGGGGCCGAAGTGCTCGCCTATCAGGGCGCCGCCGACCCGCTACGGGGCGCAGCCTGGCGCCTGGCAAGCTTTGGCCTGTTCGAGGCCCCCGAAGCCGTGTGCCCCGAACGCCCGGCGACCCTGAGCTTCGAGGCCAGGCGGGTGAGCGGCTTCAGCGGCTGTAACAACCTTAGCGGCTCTTACCGGGCCACTGCCGAGACGCTTACCTTCGGCCCGCCGACCTCGACGCCGGCCGCGTGCACCGATGAGGCCCTTACCCGGCAGGAGCGCGAGATCCTCAATCGGGGTTATGAGGTTATCACCCGCGGTCGCCCGACCACGGTGGAGGTGATTGTGCAGCCAGTATCATAGGTTTCGCCTTCAACCATGAAAGTCTAAACATGCAGAAAACCTCCCGTCCCTCGGCCCCGTCGCTGCCAATGCTTGTCTTCCAGATTATCGGCGCGATCATTGCCGGAGTCCTCTCTGGAGTATTGCTGGCATACCTGGCAAGCGCCTTGCTGCTGGCCCTGGGACTGGGCCAGCAACTGGGCATGGGCCTGCTAACGGTGCAGGTCTTCCTGGCGATCATCGGCTTCGGGGCCGGGGCGGGTCTGGGCGCGGCCCTGGCGGGGCGCCGTACCGGCCAGACGGGAAGCCTGTGGCTGGCAATGCTCGCCGGCGCCTCTACCGGTGCGCTGGTCGTGCTGGGAATGCGCCTGCCGCGCATTGGCGGTCTGGGCGCGCTGCTATGGGTCGGGCTGAGCCTCACCCTCGCGGCGGCCATCGGCGCCTATTATCTGCGGCGGTAGCCGCAGGGCGAAGGGCAACCTGGTTTCGCCATCCCTTTGCAACCAGCGGCAGGGCGCTGTTACTCACCCTCTCTCGAACCCTCTCCCTCTCCACTCCTACAGCGGAGAGAAAGAGGGCAGGGGGGACGGGTGAGGAACATACCTTATATTTTCCAAAGAAAGGATCTCTGCCATGTTCGCGCCGAAACCCAGTGGGCCGATCCGGGTCGCCATTGCCTGCCAGGGGGGTGGAAGCCACACCGCCTTCACCGCCGGGGTTCTCAAGCCGCTGCTACGCGCCGAGGAGGCCGGAAGGTATAAGATCGTTGGTTTGAGCGGCACCTCCGGCGGGGCGATCTGCGCCGCCCTGGCCTGGTACGGCCTGATGAAGCAAGCCCGCGGTGAATGGGATCGCGATCAGGTGATCGCCGTCCTTGACAGCTTCTGGCGCGACAACATGGCCCAATCTCTCTGGGAGCAAATCTGGAACGCCTGGACTGTGAGCCTGGTGCGGTTACATGCTTCGGGCAAACTGCCTGAACTGAAGACCAGCCCCTACCGGCCCGAGGTGGTCGTTGCCACCGAGCTGGCCAGACGCCTGGCCCCACGCCAGGAGTTCTTCGACCTGCGCCTGCTGCTCGAAAAGCACCTCAAGCTCGATGAGATCCCCCAGCCGGTGATCGAACCGCGCCTGCTGATCGGCGCCGTGGCGGTGCTCTCCGGGCGCTTCAAGGCCTTCGACTCGATGGCCGCCGAAATCTCAATTGACTCGATCCTCGCCTCCACCACCCTGCCGACGCTGTTCCAGGGCGTCCGCATTGGCGATGAGGTGTATTGGGACGGGCTGTTTTCGCAGAATCCACCCATCCGCGAGTTCCTGAGCAAGGTTGATGTGAGTCTCAAGCCCGATGAGATCTGGATCATTCGCATTAACCGCCAGGAGATCAGCGAGGAACCCACCAGTGTGGAGGAGATCGAGGATCGCCGTAATGCTCTGGCTGGCAATATCTCTCTAAACCACGAGATTGACGTCATTAACAAGATCAATGCCTGGCTTGCCGATAGCCTGATACGCAGCAAACTCTCCGGGCTGAAGCCGGTGGCCATTCACTCGATCTGGATGAGCGACGCGCTGAGGGAGAAACTCACCTTCGTCTCGAAACTGAACCGCGACCCCGGGTTTCTCACCGAGTTGATGAACGATGGCGAGATGCAGGGCGAGGCGTTCCTGGTGCATCGCGAAGCTGCGGGGTGGTAGGGGATGGAGGTGTGGAGGTGTGGAGGTGTGGAGGTGTGGAGGTGTGGAGGTGTGGAGGTGTGGAGGTGTGGAGGTGTAGCCCTGAACAGACTCCGGGTCTCTCTGCGTCCTCTGCGGTAAAACAAGCAAGGTGCGCAGACGTGCTCAGCCCGACCGCTCCGGCTCGGGCCGTTCGCCATAGATCGCGTGCAGACCACGGGCGGTCTGGGCGAACAACTCGATCAGCTCCGGCGGCTCCAGCACGACGCAGCCGTCCCCGTAGCGCAGGAGGATCTGCCGCGTCTGCCAGAGGTTGGTGACCGTGGCGGTAACGGTGGCGCTGCCATCGGGATGGTAAGTGATGCTGGTATCGGGGAAATAACTGGCGACATCGCGGCGGCGGGCGATCTGTGGCGCCAGCGTGTAACGAACGTGGTAGCGCGGGGCAGGGATGCGCTCCGGCGGCAGCACGGCGGGCAGGATCTCCACCGTCCCCGGCACGATCCGGTCCAGGCGGTAGTCAATGGCGGCGTGGATCGTTTCACCGCCGCGGGGGGTCACTTCAAGCAGGGTGGCGTCCAGGTAGCCGTGGCCTTCGGGGCGAAAAACGACGCCGTATGGCGCAACGCGGTGGCGGCGCGGCGTATCGAGGTCAAAGGTGCTCAGGTAGTCGAAGGCCAGTTCGCGGCGCTGCTCACAGGCGCGCTTGACGAGTTCGAGCACCCGCGGGTCAATCGGCCGCGCGCCCGTGTTCAAGGGCAGGCGCAGGGCCGGGCGCTGGCGGCGCAACTGCGCCTGGCGCGCTGGCGGGAGCAGCAGTTGCACCCGTTCCAGCAGCGCCCGCACGTGAACGTGTTCAGGTAAGCCGCTGCCAGGGGGAAAACTGGCGTCGAGGAAGGCCAGGGCCTCCATGCAGGCGTCGGGCAGGTCGAGCAGGGCCAGTTCACCCAGATCGTGGAGCACGTACTGGCGCATCCGGCGGTCGTAGCGGATCTGGCAGCCATACTCCCCCTTCAACGCGTCGAAGTCGTGCTTGAGCGCTGCCGCCGCCGCTGCCGGGTAGCCCTGTTCGCCCAGCTCTTCGTTGATGCGCGCCACCAGTTCGGCGCTGCTGGCAGGGCCGCGCAGAAGCGTGCGCACCAGCAGCAAGCGCCGCCGGAAGGTCAGCCAGGAACTGCGCTTGGTGCCGCCAGTGGGGTGATTCATGGCCCTCGGTTGAGATCATCGCGTCGCAGACGGGTATAAGCTCCCCAAAGTATAGCATACGCCTCGAACGAACTACGCGCCAGACCGAGCGCGGGGGCCGCGCTGATGATCAGCCGTTCCAGCGCGGGCGCGTCAAGCTCCCAGCCGTAGCGCTGATTGGCCTCCTGGGCCAGGGGCAGCCAGCCCTCCAGCAACCGCTGGCGCTGTGCCACATCCTCGATAGGCTTGCTCACAAATGTTCTCTCCGTCAGGACAAGGTTTCCTTGCGGGGAGAGTTTGCCTTCCCCGCGTCCTCCCATCGTCTCCGGGCAAGCAACGCTAAAACGCTCCTCCGGCGCACGTCGCAAGGGCCTTACGGTTCACGGACTTCCACCCAATCTTTCACTGTCCCCCGCTGTAAAGGACCAGGGCTCCTCATCCCGGCGAGTTTAAGGGCGGACAGAACACCCGAATGAACACCGTCGCTACCGCATTAGGACGGCCCCGAGCGCAGTTCTGGCCGCCTCTCTCCCGCACGCGGGAGAGGGGCAGGGGGTGAGGGTGAAACGGCGCATCCCAATGAATCACACCTGATTCGTTCTGTCCGCCCTAAGCCCCGGTGAGGGGAGGGTGGGAGGGGGGGCCGATCCGCATAAAACTGAGACATGAACCTGACCCTTCCGGAACCATGTCTTTCCACCAGTGTACACCCAGGGCGGGGCGCAAATGCGCCTGGGAAAATGGAGACCAGATTCCCCTACAACAGTTCTCGCATACCTCGAACCGAGGCTTGCCGATCACCAGTGACCGCCGGGACGGAATGGCCACGTCGCGCCTTCGCGCCTTTGCGTCAACCTTTCTGAGACATGCTCTCGTGTGTCATTTGTTCGCGCAACATATGCTTCTGCACCTTGCCCATGGCATTGCGCGGCAGACTGGCGACGACGCGGATCGTTCGCGGGCGCTTGTAGGCCGCCAGGCGTTCTCGGCAGAAGGCTTCCAGGTCCTCCGGGGCAGGCGGAGCCGCCGGGTCGCGCGGCACGATCGCCGCCGCCACACGCTCGCCAAACTCCGCGTCGGGCAGGCCGAAGACGGCGCACTCGGCCACTGCGGGATGCGCCAGCAGCGCCTCCTCCACCTCCCGCGGGTAGATGTTGTAGCCTCCGCTGATGATCAACTCCTTCGCCCGCCCGGTGATGGTGTAGTAGCCGTCGGCGCTGCGCCAGCCCAGGTCGCCCGTGCTGAACCAGCCGTCGGGGTGGAAAACCTCGGCGGTGGCTTCCGGGTTGCGCCAGTAGCCAGCGCAGACGTGCGGACCGCGCACCTCAATCTCGCCGATCACCCCGTCAGGCACAGGTTGCCGCGTCTGCACATCCACCACCCGGGCCTCCTGGCCGGGGAAGGGCAGCCCTACCGCCCCGGGGCGGCGCTCGCCGTCGTAGGGGTTGGTCATGTTCATCCCCGTTTCGGTCATGCCATAGCGTTCCAGGATGCGCTGACCAAACAGTTCCTCGAAGGCGGCGAAAGTCTGGGGGTCCAGCGGGGCCGAGCCTGAAACGAAGAGCCGCACGCACTTACCGGCCCGGCGTGCCAGCTCCGGGGCGGCCCGCGCCGCGGCGATCAGCCGGGTATACATCGTCGGCACGCCGAAGAACAGGGTGTGGGCGCCGCTGGCCAGCGCCGCTAACGCTGCTTCAGGCTCGAAGCGCGGCCAGAGGGTCAGGCTTGCGCCGGTGAGCAGGGTGCCGTGCACGCCTACCCCCAGCCCGTGAATATGAAACAGCGGCAGGGCGAGCAGCAGCCGATCATCTGCCGTCCAGCGCCAGGCGGCGGTGACGGCGGCGCTGTTAGCCGTCAGGCAGCCATGGGTGAGCATGGCGCCTTTAGCGCGCCCGGTAGTGCCAGAGGTGTAGGCCAGCACGGCCAGATCTTCCGGTGCGGGCAGTGGGGGAAGAGTGGCGTGGTGCGCTTCCTCCGGGGCCGGGCCAGCAGGCAGCAGCGCCCCCTCGGGGACCAGCAGCAGGGCCGGCGTGCTTGCCTCGCCGAGCACCTGGCGGAGCAGGGCGGCGCCATTCGCATCGGTGACCACGACCCGCGGCTCGCTGTCGCTCAGAATATGGCGCAGTTCCTGCTGCCGGTACTGGGTGTTGATCAGCACCGTTGCCCCGC of the Chloroflexaceae bacterium genome contains:
- a CDS encoding META domain-containing protein; this translates as MLVFSPCQATPLAFPLARGLVPRQKICAMVESLALFGLPISEPLTETIEGKDYTVQWFERARFELHPANRPPFNVLAGRLGAEVLAYQGAADPLRGAAWRLASFGLFEAPEAVCPERPATLSFEARRVSGFSGCNNLSGSYRATAETLTFGPPTSTPAACTDEALTRQEREILNRGYEVITRGRPTTVEVIVQPVS
- a CDS encoding patatin-like phospholipase family protein, producing the protein MFAPKPSGPIRVAIACQGGGSHTAFTAGVLKPLLRAEEAGRYKIVGLSGTSGGAICAALAWYGLMKQARGEWDRDQVIAVLDSFWRDNMAQSLWEQIWNAWTVSLVRLHASGKLPELKTSPYRPEVVVATELARRLAPRQEFFDLRLLLEKHLKLDEIPQPVIEPRLLIGAVAVLSGRFKAFDSMAAEISIDSILASTTLPTLFQGVRIGDEVYWDGLFSQNPPIREFLSKVDVSLKPDEIWIIRINRQEISEEPTSVEEIEDRRNALAGNISLNHEIDVINKINAWLADSLIRSKLSGLKPVAIHSIWMSDALREKLTFVSKLNRDPGFLTELMNDGEMQGEAFLVHREAAGW
- a CDS encoding acyl-CoA synthetase gives rise to the protein MDRTPASILAAFVERARADPGRACARWDDQVLTYGALLRLAQDWAARYAAPGLQRGDRVGLFLPGGAAFLGAYLGAQLQGGATVLINTQYRQQELRHILSDSEPRVVVTDANGAALLRQVLGEASTPALLLVPEGALLPAGPAPEEAHHATLPPLPAPEDLAVLAYTSGTTGRAKGAMLTHGCLTANSAAVTAAWRWTADDRLLLALPLFHIHGLGVGVHGTLLTGASLTLWPRFEPEAALAALASGAHTLFFGVPTMYTRLIAAARAAPELARRAGKCVRLFVSGSAPLDPQTFAAFEELFGQRILERYGMTETGMNMTNPYDGERRPGAVGLPFPGQEARVVDVQTRQPVPDGVIGEIEVRGPHVCAGYWRNPEATAEVFHPDGWFSTGDLGWRSADGYYTITGRAKELIISGGYNIYPREVEEALLAHPAVAECAVFGLPDAEFGERVAAAIVPRDPAAPPAPEDLEAFCRERLAAYKRPRTIRVVASLPRNAMGKVQKHMLREQMTHESMSQKG
- a CDS encoding WYL domain-containing protein; amino-acid sequence: MNHPTGGTKRSSWLTFRRRLLLVRTLLRGPASSAELVARINEELGEQGYPAAAAAALKHDFDALKGEYGCQIRYDRRMRQYVLHDLGELALLDLPDACMEALAFLDASFPPGSGLPEHVHVRALLERVQLLLPPARQAQLRRQRPALRLPLNTGARPIDPRVLELVKRACEQRRELAFDYLSTFDLDTPRRHRVAPYGVVFRPEGHGYLDATLLEVTPRGGETIHAAIDYRLDRIVPGTVEILPAVLPPERIPAPRYHVRYTLAPQIARRRDVASYFPDTSITYHPDGSATVTATVTNLWQTRQILLRYGDGCVVLEPPELIELFAQTARGLHAIYGERPEPERSG